The sequence ATTCCCAGAGTTATGcaaacccctggttgagaaccactgctttggGGCAAATGGGGATGTAACTGGTATAATgacctgattcaacaaagcacttaagtatgtgcttaaatttaagtgctttgctgaataggtaGGAATTTTAAACTCTTGCTTAAAGTTTAGCATATGCTTAAACTGTTTGTGGAATTGGGCCTAAGAGAGGATGTTAGTGCATTAAAGAACTGTCACCGGTTTGCTGCTGCAGGATAAATGAAAAGGTGAATCTGAAACATAGAATTCAAACATAGAGAAACTCTccacttgaaatctagtcagtttaaagaaaaaaattgattaaaagtTTCCAATCCAAAATCTGCCTCTGATTCCTCCTGCCAATTTTTGCAGGTGtggagcaatatttttttttaatccattttaatctTGCTGTATGAAAGACTCAAACATTCACTGCGTCAGGGGTCCTCTGGTGCAACAGTGAAATGCACTTTACATACAGTGATTCTGCCTCTCTAGAGTAAACAATGGCAACTGATTATAGTGAAACAGACTGTTACACAGAGTGCTGTCAAATACACTGACAAAATAGAgaaatattttgtctttattcacTAAGTTGTGTGCAACAATCATGGGTGGGAAAGACACTCCTTATCAGACAGAAATATGACTTAAAGGaatagttttgttttaataatgttaTTCCCCACTTTCACATACAAACACCAGTTTTTAGgtacaaaatgacattttcaagaTGGCCTGCAAGGATGCTCACTGCATTTCCAAGGCTAAACCAAATGTATTGCATCGCTTAGCTACCGTAAAACCGAACAGTGCTGAAAAGCTAAGTGTGGAGAGAATGCCTTAGCAATAATTGGAGCatagacctcctgttccaactgagCAAATGCAGGTGATCAAAATGTTGATCTGAGGAGTGTGGGTTTTTTCACAATCATTTAAAAGCTACAAGGGAGATATTTAAGGCTCCCAGCTGAGGGCTCAGCTCTGCTCAGACACAAGGACATGCACTGCAGGCTATCTTCCGATACCATCTGCTACACTTACTCAGACACACTGCGTTGCTGAATGTACATAGTATGTGGCATGGCGCCATGCACATATCTATGTACACATCTCCCCAAATGGCCATGTGTGACAGAGTCCCCCAAAATAGGAGGCAGAGAGGGTTGTGACTCCTGAAGTGACACCtcattctctttccttttcctctggAGTCTAAGCCCCTATCATGCCACTGTTCTCCCCTTTCCCATCCTCCCTCAGTCTGTTCATATCCCACATCCCTGCCATCCTCCAGGTCATGCTAGAGAGCACAGTAGGAAGGTAAGCAGGTGTTTCCCTTGCTGcctgggctcaggcagggggctgctggtggaAGTATACACCTCAGACAGGGACCAGGCAGTACGGAGGGCAGGCACAGCCACCCTGGCAGTGGAGTTAACTGGACTCAGCGGTAGGCAGCTGTGTGCACTCAGGCAAGAGGTGGAGGGTGGGCAGAAGATATGGGACATTTTAGGGATGTGGCAGGATGGTGGGACCCGCCATCCAAACGTGTAATGTCCCAAGAACTGCAGGGTACTTGAGGGGCTTGCCCATGAACAGGAGAGCATGGTTGTATTTAAAACATAAGACTTAATTACCCCAGCAGCAGGTGGATGGGGCTGGAAACTGCAGAGTTGTTGCCGATTGGTGTATCCACTTGCTGTGATTatatgacaaattggagagttaATGCTAAGATCACTGGAATGCATGGAAATACCATTCCAAACCCGTGTCCTGGGCAGCAGAATGTTCCCGTGAGGTAGGCAGCGGGGGGTTCTGTCAGGGGCTGTAGGTGCATGTCGTGGGGACTGATGAGGAGTGCTGGGGCAGCATTGGAACAGTGTCCACAAAAGAAGAGGACATGCTTGTGTTTCTGTCATGGTTTGGGGTCTAGTACTGCAAAGCTTCCCAATATGGCACATGAGGCTGGGCCCGGAAAATAACCCCCCACCGGGTTAATGTGGTAGCTATTTCTAATGAAACCAAGAGCCTTGGCAGGGCAGATTGACAGCATCATGAGAAATGGCATTGCTGAGGAATCCCAGGGTATTTACTTACCCCAACACCCTGTCCAGTAACTGGGCGGCCTGTTTAAAAGCACCACATCACTGGGATTTGTCCTTCCTCCAGTCTTGAGTCGTGTGACAGGATCTAGGAAGAAACCAAAGCCTAACTGACAGCGTTTGTAATGTTTGCAGGCATTTGCCCTCTTTGTCAAAGCAAAGGAAGTGCCGGCAACAGCTAGCTGCCCTCCAGCCATGTGCAGAGCAGAACTGGGGTGGAAATGCTGCAGACAAACCTTTAAAGACCTCACCGGCATTCACGTACATGTCGCCATGCAGCATTCCAGCGACATCTGGCAGCAGACAGGTTTGATTCTAAAGCAGTTGGCTGCTGAAGCCAGCATCTCAAGTAACCCAGCTTCTGCAGACGAGGCAGATAGGCTAAGCGGTCCCACCTGTAACAGCCAGGAGCTCTCTGATAGGCTCCCAGACACAAGCCACATTAGTTTTGATGAACTGACAAGGTAAGAAATTGCCTCAACAATATGAAAACTGTGTTTCTCACTGTAAGCCTGGGGTGAGCCAATGTAAAGGCATCCATGTCGccgtttgcaccagtttaaatacAGCCACTTAGTTAGTTTTaattaaactgatgcaacttttGTGTATGACAAGGCCTTAGTTGATGCAACTTCCCACCTTCATCTCATCCCTCTAGGCCCCCTATGATTTATCTAGTGACCTAGAACCCCGTGGACTCATTCCCACTGACTAAATGCACCTTGTGCAGCCATTCTGACCTGTGCAAAGGGAGTGTGAAGCCCTACCATGCTGATCTGGGAGCATTTCACCCccactttacactggtgtaaatgactgcacaccATGCAAGgcggtggagaatcaggccccatctCTGTATTTTTCCCACTGAGTCAAAGAAGGCCTGGGGTGGAGGAACTCACATGCTCAGAGGCCATAAAAAGGCATCTCTTGAGGAAAACAACTAGCAGGAGAGGGTGAGAATATGCAGGCTACCCTCTACTGTCATCCTCGCCTGGCTCTCCTGTGGGTTATAACATTTGTCTGTGGGTGTATGTGAGTCATACTGAGTGTAAGAGAGTCCAGCTTACACTACCTTAGAATTTGGCCCCGATTGGCCCTTTAAAAGAAGTGGATATTTTTTTTCACTTGGCTAATTCAAATTTAAGTTTAGTTTTCAAACTTCAGCCTTAGTCCTCAAGGAGCCTCTGACATGTCTGGAAAACATGAATCCTCGTATTGCAAGTGTTTAAAGAAATCTGGTTCTCAAATGCGAATGAGGTATGAGCTACTGGCAATGTTAGGCCATTCAGGGCTAGTTAGTTTTTTGTCAACATTGGCAAGGTCACTATAGAAAAAACTAGGGACATAGAGATCTGCATCGTCTCTGACTTATTTCCACTTCttgaagtaaatgaaaacaaGCAGCATAGCCCCACAAAACCGTTTGTCAGCCTGGAGGAAATTGGCCAGTTCTCTAAGGATGAATTCCCTGTCTGACACCAATCACTGTATTAACTACATAGTCTTGTGTGCTGCTGAATCTAAAATACTCTTCCTATTTGTTCTCCTTTGTGGCGCTTGTGGCAGTGGAGTGGGAGAAGTGCTGTTATATTACTGTTACTGTGAGGTGAAAGACCCAGGGAGGCTCTGTGCTTGGCAGAAGTCCCTGTGCCAGCACCTTAATCTCACTGGCAAGGTAAGTCTTTAAGGAGtggctgtttcccctccccataTTTGTCTGTTTAGTGAGAAATGATGTGCCCCGGAGAGCCAGGCTGTAATTGGCACTATTGCATTGAGGGAGAGAGCACAGCATTTAACAAGTTAGAGAACTGTACAATGGAAAGCCGCATAAGGGAGAGGATTGTTTATTGTCAGGCATGGTTTTGTGTCTCACAGCTTCACAGACATTAGGGGCCCCAGTCCATCACCTCACGGTGAGGCATGGTTACTGCAGGCCTGcctctacctcagtttctccaactaCTGTTTCTTGTCCACTCTGGAGGTTTAtatggctcagccctccagccaggtcactacaGAAGCTCAATCCCTTCTGGGCTAGCAGAGTTCAAAGtcacaaacacaaaataatgGGGAGTTCTCAGCCCCTTTAAAGTTACTCATCCATCCACCCTCTAGGCTCAGCTCTCAAGCGCTGTACTTCCCCTTCAGGTGAGACACTCCCTGCCAGGTCCCCAAGTCCCTCCAAATAGTCCTGTGCCAGGGCAGTTCCATCAGGCTTCAGTCCTAGCCCCGTATTTGTCACCCCATGAAGGGTGTCCATCTGTGTTCCTCCCCCGCTGAGCAGGCTCTCCCCTCTTCAGCCCTTCCCTTCCGACCAGTGCAACAGGCAAGGCTGATTTAGTTCACAGCAGCACATTAACCCTTCCGGTCTGGGTGGGGCTTGGCTCATCCAGCCTGATTCCCTGTGTTTTGTAGGATTAGTCACTATGCTACAGTAGATATCACCCATGAACATCTTCTCCAGACTGTTGTGAATAtctgcagggatggtgtcctaaCTTCGTGCCTTGCTACACTGTTCTGCTGTTCCATTGCTCCTACAGTCTTTCCCCCAGTGCCTACCCTAAACTCTTCCTTCCTTAGCTTCAGCTCTTTGCTCCTTGTCCTACTGTCTTCTTAGAGTACAAATAGTTCCTTTGCAGACATGTGTAGTCTAGCTCCCTTGAAATTATTTATGAACTGGGTCCATGATCCCTGACATTTCTTTTTGATGgactacagcagaacctcagagttatgaacagcagagttatgaactgaccaaccaaccacacacctcatttggaaccagaagtatgcaatcaggcagcagcagaaacaaaaaaaacccaaatgcagtacggtactgtgttaaatgtaaactaccaaaaaataaaaataaaaggacagctaaaaagatttgacaaggtaaggaaacttgtttcatttaaattaagatagctaaaagcagcatttttcttctgcatagtaaagtttcaaagctgaatgAAGCCaatttcagttgtaaacttttgaaagaacaaccacaacattttgttcagagttgcgaaCATttgagttatgaacaacctccattcccgaggtgttcgaaGCTGAGGTTCTACGGTACATCCTTTTATCTCattctgtctttctgtctctcaTCCCACTCTGTTcataatttttgttactctttgTATTTTCTTTAGCTTTTCTCTGTCCTTAGGGATTGGGGACCAGAACGGCACAGTATTCTGAGCTCACAAACAAGCCTACGTCTGGCCTATGAAATGCTTCCCAGAACTGATAGTGTTTAAAACACAATAAACCCAAAAGTCCTTCGTAGACAAAGTCATGCTCCTCTatccaggaggagagagagaaagcacctTTATATTCTTGCTGTTTTTTTATGCAGCTCCTAGATACCACACTGAAATGCCCTGACACATTCATTTCCCTTTCTTTGCTCATATATTTTACTTGGTAGTTTCTCAGTCCTTCCTTCTCAAAGACAGGTGTTATATTTGCCCTTGTCAGCTGCATACTTTTCCTCTCTCTCGATGTAGCCAAAATTTGCTTCCATACGTTCTGAGATtttcttcactttaaaaaaaaaaaaaaaaaaaaaaaaaaaaaccacacactctACTGGTCTAGCTATAATGCATCCGAGTTGGATGGATTTCATTGCAACACAGGCACTTTCACCCTTTCTTTCTACTTGCTTTATTGGGACTAATACCACAGTCTTCACTCAGCTAAAACTCCCATTGCGGTTTCTGTCCGACTAATTACTGCAAAATTTGCTCCTTACTAGTAGTTTTTTCTGCTTCTTGTACAAGGTTTTCTGACTTCATTATCCTTTTTATGAGTACAGAGCAAAACCGGCCATAGAACAATTCCTACCTTTTGCAGTTTTTCTTTTGCTGCACTTCTCTCTCATTCAGGATCActataggtttttttcccccacttctcTTTTCCTGAAGATTTTTCTACAACTCTCCTCTCATTCCCGGCTGTTCCtggttcattaatttcattttgattggTTTGCATTATGACTAGATCTTAAATCTAGCTTTCCTTTCTGGCTTCTAGGTGCGCATTGCTTCAGAAGGCATTAATGGGACAGTTGGTGGAAGCAAAGTAGCTACCAGtctttatatagaggcaatgctTTCCCATCCTCTGTTCAAAAACATTTTGTGCAGAGATGATTTCAAGGTAAGAGAAAGGGACCCACATACAATTATTATTTACTCAAATGTTTTTCATCCTCAGAATTTCTTTTAGAAATAAATGTTACTTCTTGGTAGCATCCCTCTACTGCACTAAAAATCCACATTGAACACAAGGAATTCAGCTTCTGCAGTATTGGCCCAAGGAACAATTTTTGTGGATAaactgttttattattatttactgtcCTGTGGATAGTTTTGTGTCTAGTGAGAAAACTTTATATTGTAAATAAGACAAGCAGATGGAATAATTGAGCATCATTAAACTAAAAGTCCTTAAAAAATTCTAGTGctgattttaatcttttttcattAGGGCCCTAGCAAAGCCTTCACCTGTGTATGTGCAAAGTTGCACATGAGCACTCATGTATCGCATTCTCCCAGCTCAAACACCAGCATGTGCAATTTGCACGTTCTCACACCTGCCCACACAGGATGGAATGTTCACACACAGAGCTCCTCCTGCATGCACATTGCTGTTAGTAAAACCCTGAATCTGGCTGGTCCCTCATGCATTACATCAGGGTCCAGCGAGCCTCATGGATCACTACAGATTGCCATTACATACAGTCACACCAGGCCAAACGGTGCTCTGTGTCAGGGATTGTTCTGGCTGAAGATCGCAATGAGCCACAAACCCACCAGCAGAGCCAGAGATCAGAAGGGAATTTTGTTTATTCTTTAAATTGACGTGAATTTAGTGTTGGTGAAAGGTCCCAGCTTGCCAGTCCCAGGTAACGAAACCTTTCTTTAATCAACAAAATAGACTCAGCACATACAGTGGCAGGGCAGGCCTCCCAATACTGCCAGCTAACAGGTCTTGTTCTGCCCAAGAGGaactgctgccagcagggagTGGCTCGCATCCATTAGTGGCCagttgactattttttttttaaaacagttatttGAATAactgtccactgggaactggactgaaaccacTACCCCTCTCTGGTGGATTCAGAGAGACAACCTTGAAAGGAGAGAAGCCATCACCAATCCCCTGTGCCATCCAGTCCCCCAAAGCGAGTTGCTTGTATTGACATCTCACATGATTTTAGAAACTAGATATACATTGGAGTCTCAAGTCTGAAGGGATCTGTTAATTTGTTGGTGAGTCTTTAATTTGACAGCAAGGTATCTGTTTGGTGGCATGaccttatttttaatttcccaGAGCAGTGCTGGAGGAGCTCACTGTTTCCCAGGCTTTCGAGTTGGCATATTTGAAGAGATCGTACCCATGGGTATCAATCCAAACAAAGTCTCCTACAAAGAAACTGGTACATTTAATTTTATGAACAGTAACAACTTGTTAATAACAGAGATTGGAACTGAACTGCGAGGTAAATGATAGAGTAACGCACTGTCAACAGAATACCATCTTTACACAGTAACCAGGATATGACAAAAGCATAGATAGCATTGTTAGAAAATGTCCAGGGGAGCTGCCGTGCTTGCAATGGGTGTTCCCTTCATAGGGAAATTGCTGGATCAAGTCATTTGATTTGCACAATATTTAGCTGCTTTGGCAGCTCGAGAGTAAGCTATCCATTTCATTTCACCAAATTAGTAGTAGTTAAAATCGTTGAGTCTTGCCTATAGTTTTGAGAATAAACCACATAACACTTGAAAAGTCATCCAGGACAAGAAAGGACGTAAGGAGAAAATATATCTAATTAATAGTGGAATGATTTGGAGGAGTTTTTGAGCACAAGAAATATTTATAATTGCTTTAAATATGCATGAGATGTGGATATTTCAGACTGCTGTGAAATTGCCTTTACAGCACAAATACTGGTAGAGATTGCTGTGTAAGCATTGCTGCTGCATCTGGTATGGTGCAAAGAGCCTAACGTTACTGCAGATAGCCTGTTACTTCCTCAAGTACAAACTTtacatgaagggcctgatccaaagcccattggggTCAATGGGAGACCCTCTATTGGTGTTGCtagtgtggcagagctccaaccttgtccccgTGGTACCTGCGCTTCCAagtggtttatgctagcttcagaggctcactgcaaccctccacatagcccttctctctctagggccagggattcAGTCTTcagagcccttttcatcataagctagtaatggaggttggtgagagaattcccacagtctctgttgctcctacggcctcatgccaaaacagtttagcctcctgtcctgacaggggcctgttttcccctcccaggaggtgtttctgtagtggtgggttggggggaacccaggcccaccctctactccaggttctggcccagggaccctaatggtagcagctgttggcagccaaccttttatTGCcggagttgctacatttccctgggctacttccccacagctctcctgcttctcccttacctTAAGGCTCCCTTActaatgacttgagggtgtcttcaataaccagcccttcagccacacttcctctcctctggctccatGGCTCTCTCTGCCTGACtagagtgagcccttttataattatcagaggggccttaattagagtcaggtggtcacattagcttaatggcctcacctgactctttgcaggttaatctgctactctgctgtacccaactggcctgggtctagcACACTAGGTTTTGGAACAGATCCTAACATCCCAattgagcaaagcacttaagcctgtgcttagctttaagcatgtgcttaagttctttaTTAAACTGGGACCTAAGGCCCTAGTCTGGCTCTGGTTGAAGCtaatagcaaagctcccattgatttcagtggagcaggatcaggccctaactgtgGGTTTTGCTGCTCTACTGCTGTAGAGTATCATATTGATACGTGAAGTCTATTTCATGCTGTCTTTATTGCAAACTGATTAGCGCAAAttatggccccagtcctgcactgGGATCTTCTAGCCTAGGCCTCTGTGTGATATTACTCAGGGAACAATTTGGACTGTTAAATGCTGTGTGCCCTCAGTTCTCCGACCTGGGGTGCGTTTTACACTGCTTGGCTGAGAGAACAACCACCTCTGGTCTGCCCACacccagcctccagcatgcaagttaCTCTCAGTTTTACTGTATGAGTGCTATGGCCAGCCACTGTTGGATTATACTGCAGGGCAACACCAACAAACTGAAAAGGAGGAGTATGGAATAAACATAACTTCTATGTTTCCTATTCTCCAGCAGTAGAACAGTAGCTCACACAGGAAGTATGTGGCAAAGTCAGGTAGTGCCGTAGCCTGTCCAGTACCTTAGCCACAGAACCATCCTTTTTCTTTCAGGCCAGGCTTCCCTCATTCGCTGCACAGGAGTTCCATCCTGTGCAGCAGCTATTTGGCCCTTAATTGGTGTGTCTCACCCGGCCCTGAGGTGGGTGTGCAGGAATCACACATGCACCAATACAGACAGAACAGACAAGAAAGTAGATTTGGCTTAGCCTTTCTCAAAGCCATACTGGCTAAGAGATTAAACACTGGCTTTATTATGTGAAGTATTTGGTTTTAATCTTGGTTCTGCCAGAAGTGACCTTGTAGAGCTGCTGCCAGGCCCCTACCCTACCAATTTTCAGGCTGATTTGTCCTAATTTGGTGGATTTTAGAGAGGATGTAAAATTTGGTTTTAAACAGAAACTGAGTTGCAACCTTAACTGCCAAAGGAGAAGTCCCATCCTGGGACATCACAGTGCTCCCCCCAGGGCTCAGCAGGAGGGCTTGAAGAGGAGACTCGGAACCACACCACAGCCTGGCGTTGTTTGAGCtaacacactttgccagtgagttATGAAGCTATTTGATGGAAAGCAGCAGAGTGTTGAGAATCAGGATTCCTTGGTTCTGGAAGGGAAATCTGGGCTAGTGTTTAGAGCAGGAGTAAGAGACAGGCTGCACAAGCCCATAGATCTGGCATGTGCATTTGAAGAGGTTGAGTAGCTGAGACTTGGATCTGTTGTATCCAAAACATGGGTTTTATTCTTAGCTCCACCTTTTGTGGCCTTTGTTACCTCTAAGATAGGGAAAATGCTGCTCGGGAGGCTTGACTCCTATAAAGGTTGCGAGGGGCACAGACACATGTATTGCAGTCGTGGAAGAAGAGGCTTGAATGCCTGGTTTCCGGGCGTGCAGCGCATAATCCGTTCTCCTAGACTCTAGGATGTGCCAAGAGTGAGAATCTCTCTCAGCTTCAGCCAGGATCCTACATGTAGTGCTAGGGTTCCTTGCAGGGGCCTGGCATTCACTTTCTGGAATCAGAGCTATTTTTTATTTAGGAGGTGTTGCAGCTTGTTCTTGGTACCAGTCACTAGATCTCAGCTGGAGCGGGCACATGTTATAAGTGTCATATAGATATTATCCAGGGGTTTTGCCTCTCAACTCTGCACAAAAAAGTGTTAGAAGAAAgttggaattttaaaaacaagtcttTTGGGGCAGCGGAGGACAGAGAATCTGTGGCCCAAATGACCCCAGATTTGCATCACAAACTGCCCTGAACCTGGAGCTGACGTACCAGTTTTCAAGATGATCTGATATTATTTGTGGAATTTGAAGAGGTTTGAAAATTGGACTTTAAACAGAGACATTGGTGCAATCTCATCTGTGGTGCAGCTGTGCACTGCCTCACGATATCATGTCCCAGAGCGTCTGTAAGCacagcggagtgccccaagggtcggtcctgggactggttttgttcaatgtcttcattaatgagctagaggatggcgtggattgcaccctcagcaagtttgcagatgacactaaactgggaggagaggtagatatgctggagggtagcgataggatacagaaggacccagacaaattagaagattgggccaaaagaaatcggatgaggttcaacaaggacaagtggagagtccagcacttaggacagaagaatccctgcactgctactggctggggaccgagcggctaggcagcagttctacagaaaaggacctaagggttacagtgaacaagaagctggatatgagtcaacagtgtgcccttgttgccaagaaggctaacagcattttggactATGTAAgaagaagcattgccagcagatagagggacatcatcattcccctctatccagcattggtgaggcctcatctggagtactgtgtccagttttgggccccaaactacaaggatgtggaaaaattggaaagagtccagcagagggaatCATTtttgattagggggctggagcacatgatttatgaggagaggctgagggaactgggattatttaatctgcagaagagaagaatgaggggggatttgatagctgctttcaactacctgaaagggggttccaaagaggatggagctagactgttctcagtggtggcagatgacagaacaaggagtaatggtctcaagatgcagtgggggaggtttaggttggatattaggaaaaacttttttcactaggagggtagtgaagcactggaatgggttatttagggaggtggtgaaatctccttccttagaggtttttaaggtcaggcttgacaaagccctggctaggatgatttagttggggattggtcctgctttgagcagggggttggactagatgacctcctgaggtcccttctaaccctgagaGTCTGTTTCTATTCATTCCAGAAAAGTAAAGGATCAACTGAAGATAGTAGAATAGTAGCACAAAACACTAGAATACCCATAGTCAGTGGGGCTTCTGTAAGCCCACCAAGGAGGGACTGTATGGCTCCAGTGATTGGTagtgggctgcagagctgctgcttcttcttcaaCACTTAGCCAGACAGTCGGCTGTAGCGATGGTTCGCCATTTGATCTGTTCCTGCGCAACCGCAAAGGCTTGACGGCCTGAGAGTCCAACATCGGAACAGACTTCATGAACCCATGTAATAGGGGGGTCTGCCTCTGGGCTGCCTCCACCTCTCAGTTGATGGAATTTTATCCCGGTTGTTACAAGCCGCCCTGAGAATGGCATTTGCTGGAACGTATTGTGGCATCCGTGCAACATGTCCAAAAAGCATAAGGTGCTGCCTGTGGACAGTGGCCCCAGTAGTCTGTAGACCCGAACAatcataaacatctgcattacaaatGAAGCTACAGAGCTGCTCACTGCTAAGCCACTGATTCAGATACCATCTAAGGCAGCAATTACATGGCTGTTGGATGGTCTTTAAATTAGCTGCCTGGAGACCATCAAGCTCCTCCCCACCCTTGACATCGTCGTACAGAGAGTGAGTACTGAATGGGCCTGGAGACGAAGTCCTTCTTTCATCCatccaggtcaggattgaggtagGTTAGCAAGTGCTGGGCCAACCTGATCTGCTTCATTCTCCAAGGCTGACAGTGCAACGCCTTTCATGAGCACGTGTGCTGTCCCCCAAGGTAGCTTTCTATAAACACGGCATTGTTATCCAATCTTTGGCGCCAGCGGGCGGGTGAGCCAGCCTGTTCCCTGAGATGTGACGGAGCCCTCTACAAAGACAAATGACGCCCAGGGTGCTGTTGCTTGGAGATGCTGTGGAAAGCAGGTGGAGTTCGTCTGGGCTTACATTGACGTAACAGAGCAGGTTAGCTCTGTGTGAGCCACTTCTTGATACCTCCTCTAGGGAAGGCTCATTAGTGTAGAGGCGGCAGGTTGGGATACCTTTGTTCAGACCCTGCTAGCCCAGaccattcagggcctgatcctccccagccctgcaccttgtgtcacCATTTACACCCAGGTGGAGTGAGTGTAAAATGCCACCAGTCAGCAGGGCAGTGTTTTGCACATGAGGGGTGTAAATGACAGGGCAAGGCAGCAAAGGCTCTCAGCACTGCTGTTCCATCTAGCCCACTCTAAGACAGATGGCAGCTTGGCATCCTTTGTTCCCTTGACTCATGCTGTGATGCATTTGTTCATTCACTGAAGCCTGTGGAGTGACATCACAGATAAATTTGCCCAGTATGTTTGGACTGAGACCAGCTGACATTCCAGTAGTGCTCACTTCCCAGAGAAGCTTGTCATGCACATGTGTAGGTCACTGCTGGGTTAGAAGAGAGGCCAAGCGGATTTGCTATGCTGGTCAGCATTTAAACAGCTCAGCTTTTCAGCGCTTCTTtccatgtgttttatttttaggtATCCATTTATCCCCCGAGGAATTTCATAAAGaagtagaaaaatatttatctCAGGCTCCTCAAGCACAAAGTGACACCATTTTACTGGACTGC is a genomic window of Dermochelys coriacea isolate rDerCor1 chromosome 5, rDerCor1.pri.v4, whole genome shotgun sequence containing:
- the TSTD2 gene encoding thiosulfate sulfurtransferase/rhodanese-like domain-containing protein 2 isoform X1 — translated: MPNCSDTAMIPSSVLLDGGDEVECCILRFPDLDLKDPLPLTAKSKLKAESNTSVRKKYAFAKKKAFALFVKAKEVPATASCPPAMCRAELGWKCCRQTFKDLTGIHVHVAMQHSSDIWQQTGLILKQLAAEASISSNPASADEADRLSGPTCNSQELSDRLPDTSHISFDELTSGVGEVLLYYCYCEVKDPGRLCAWQKSLCQHLNLTGKVRIASEGINGTVGGSKVATSLYIEAMLSHPLFKNILCRDDFKSSAGGAHCFPGFRVGIFEEIVPMGINPNKVSYKETGIHLSPEEFHKEVEKYLSQAPQAQSDTILLDCRNFYESKIGHFQGCLAPDIRKFSYFPSYIDENLELFKNKRVLMYCTGGIRCERGSAYLRSKAACREVYQLKGGIHKYLEEFPDGFYRGKLFVFDERYTISSNEDVIAECRYCGTLWDQYKLCSSLHCRQLVLTCPSCRVKGFTACCPICQEKGLKLASNPSGWMVKEECECTDRRQRVPVKRM
- the TSTD2 gene encoding thiosulfate sulfurtransferase/rhodanese-like domain-containing protein 2 isoform X3; the protein is MPNCSDTAMIPSSVLLDGGDEVECCILRFPDLDLKDPLPLTAKSKLKAESNTSVRKKYAFAKKKAFALFVKAKEVPATASCPPAMCRAELGWKCCRQTFKDLTGIHVHVAMQHSSDIWQQTGLILKQLAAEASISSNPASADEADRLSGPTCNSQELSDRLPDTSHISFDELTSGVGEVLLYYCYCEVKDPGRLCAWQKSLCQHLNLTGKVRIASEGINGTVGGSKVATSLYIEAMLSHPLFKNILCRDDFKSSAGGAHCFPGFRVGIFEEIVPMGINPNKVSYKETGIHLSPEEFHKEVEKYLSQAPQAQSDTILLDCRNFYESKIGHFQGCLAPDIRKFSYFPSYIDENLELFKNKRVLMYCTGGIRCERGSAYLRSKNAGTAGRYGISTNCAPACIAGSLS
- the TSTD2 gene encoding thiosulfate sulfurtransferase/rhodanese-like domain-containing protein 2 isoform X2 gives rise to the protein MPNCSDTAMIPSSVLLDGGDEVECCILRFPDLDLKDPLPLTAKSKLKAESNTSVRKKYAFAKKKAFALFVKAKEVPATASCPPAMCRAELGWKCCRQTFKDLTGIHVHVAMQHSSDIWQQTGLILKQLAAEASISSNPASADEADRLSGPTCNSQELSDRLPDTSHISFDELTSGVGEVLLYYCYCEVKDPGRLCAWQKSLCQHLNLTGKVRIASEGINGTVGGSKVATSLYIEAMLSHPLFKNILCRDDFKSSAGGAHCFPGFRVGIFEEIVPMGINPNKVSYKETGIHLSPEEFHKEVEKYLSQAPQAQSDTILLDCRNFYESKIGHFQGCLAPDIRKFSYFPSYIDENLELFKNKRVLMYCTGGIRCERGSAYLRSKAACREVYQLKGGIHKYLEEFPDGFYRGKLFVFDERYTISSNEDVIAETVSGLVNAHDREALLAHDGKGPPLLKATTAPLYLEAVTTHIL